One genomic segment of Chryseobacterium phocaeense includes these proteins:
- a CDS encoding YfgM family protein, whose protein sequence is MAKLGKNAQDEQEGKETVEFFKDLDREALNTERFLEKYSKQLGIVFGVLVLGVLGFFAYKQFVVAPKNVEAVKSFLAAQKNQTEGKDKEALGGKSAANPGFIGTYNDYSGTKVGELSAYNAGLLKFKEGKFQEAYDLLDKFSSDNKTLVALKWGAMADAKSGLNKNDEALSLLDKASTASDDPYTTYYFTRKAGIVALGLKKNAEAKKYFSAIDEKYQDYDNGMSDSYIEMTKYY, encoded by the coding sequence ATGGCAAAATTGGGAAAGAATGCTCAGGATGAGCAAGAAGGTAAAGAAACGGTGGAGTTCTTTAAAGACCTTGACAGAGAGGCTTTAAACACTGAAAGATTCCTTGAGAAATATTCAAAACAATTGGGTATTGTATTCGGGGTATTGGTTTTGGGTGTTTTAGGATTCTTCGCTTACAAACAATTTGTAGTGGCTCCTAAGAACGTAGAAGCTGTAAAAAGTTTCCTTGCTGCTCAGAAAAACCAGACGGAAGGTAAAGATAAAGAAGCTTTAGGTGGAAAATCTGCTGCTAATCCTGGTTTTATAGGAACATATAATGACTATTCTGGAACGAAGGTGGGTGAGCTTTCTGCATACAACGCAGGTCTTTTAAAATTCAAAGAAGGAAAATTCCAGGAGGCATATGACCTTTTAGACAAATTTTCATCTGATAACAAAACATTGGTAGCTTTGAAATGGGGTGCTATGGCAGATGCAAAATCTGGGCTTAATAAAAATGACGAGGCACTATCTTTACTTGATAAAGCTTCAACAGCTTCTGACGATCCTTATACCACTTACTATTTCACAAGAAAAGCAGGTATTGTAGCATTAGGATTAAAGAAAAATGCAGAAGCTAAGAAATACTTCTCTGCAATTGACGAGAAATATCAGGACTACGACAACGGAATGTCTGATTCTTATATTGAAATGACTAAATATTACTAA
- a CDS encoding quinol:cytochrome C oxidoreductase, producing MYSFSPKLKSTSIILLVVGLVLFAIGFFMNKGLTTEKIEHMMEAVHAAGHTAPTHSSEMVGPQDHASHLEHAELQVHNQPLAALHFVAVFFFGVSCAVLFFYCIQHAAHAGWPIIITRVMEAIASYIPYGGAILVILMLLNIFHQAHLFHWMDPDLTDPNSAHFDVILFEKKRFLNIPFYAIRTLIYVIGASFFAWKLKAQSKLVDETKSKVDYQMLYRWAVGYIVFFGFASAAWAWDWLMSIDPHWYSTMYIWYSMVSCLSSGIAVIILLSVYLKKNGFLPQFNDNHLHDLGVFLFATSMLWTYTWFAQFMLYWYANVPEEVNYFFGRFQHYSPTFLPMLIVNFLLPLLVLVSSSIKRNYKVVTTMAVVVILGHILDYFNMVMPGTVGPYWRTPEVFILVLGAILFVVGLFMFTVLTALSKLKLIPTGNPYLHESEIYEYPF from the coding sequence ATGTATAGTTTTTCACCAAAATTAAAATCAACTTCTATAATCCTTCTTGTTGTAGGTTTAGTTCTATTTGCTATAGGTTTCTTTATGAACAAAGGACTTACTACTGAAAAAATAGAGCATATGATGGAAGCAGTTCATGCTGCCGGTCATACTGCGCCTACCCACTCAAGTGAAATGGTAGGACCTCAGGACCACGCTTCTCATTTGGAGCACGCTGAGCTTCAGGTTCACAACCAGCCACTGGCAGCGCTGCACTTTGTAGCCGTATTTTTCTTTGGAGTGAGTTGTGCTGTATTATTCTTTTATTGTATTCAGCATGCTGCTCACGCAGGTTGGCCTATTATCATCACAAGAGTAATGGAAGCTATTGCTTCTTACATCCCTTACGGAGGAGCTATTCTGGTTATATTAATGTTATTGAATATTTTCCACCAGGCTCACCTGTTCCATTGGATGGACCCGGATTTAACAGATCCGAATTCTGCTCACTTTGATGTGATCCTATTCGAAAAGAAAAGATTCTTAAATATTCCTTTCTATGCCATCAGAACACTTATTTATGTGATCGGTGCTTCTTTCTTCGCATGGAAACTGAAAGCTCAGTCTAAGCTTGTAGACGAAACCAAATCTAAAGTAGATTACCAAATGCTGTACAGATGGGCAGTAGGATATATCGTATTCTTCGGATTTGCTTCCGCAGCATGGGCCTGGGACTGGTTGATGTCTATTGACCCTCACTGGTATTCTACCATGTACATCTGGTATTCAATGGTAAGCTGCCTTTCAAGTGGAATTGCTGTGATTATCCTTCTGAGTGTTTACTTAAAGAAAAACGGATTCTTACCTCAGTTCAATGATAACCACCTGCACGATTTAGGAGTATTCCTTTTCGCTACAAGTATGCTTTGGACGTATACATGGTTTGCCCAGTTCATGTTGTACTGGTATGCCAACGTACCGGAAGAGGTGAACTACTTCTTCGGAAGATTCCAGCACTACTCTCCTACGTTCCTTCCAATGCTGATCGTTAACTTCTTATTACCGCTATTGGTATTAGTGAGCAGCAGCATCAAGAGAAACTACAAAGTGGTAACAACAATGGCTGTAGTGGTTATTCTGGGACACATCTTAGATTACTTCAACATGGTAATGCCGGGAACGGTAGGTCCATACTGGAGAACTCCTGAGGTATTCATCCTGGTATTGGGAGCTATCCTTTTCGTAGTTGGATTATTCATGTTTACAGTGCTTACAGCATTATCTAAACTGAAACTGATCCCTACAGGTAACCCTTACCTTCACGAATCTGAAATTTATGAGTATCCTTTCTAA
- a CDS encoding glutathionylspermidine synthase family protein, with protein sequence MERIQSQFRKNWQHKLENLGFGYHSLDGLYWDESHYYQLSSEEINIIEGATAELWQMCLAAVDYIIEKNLWDQFSIPEWFRNYIIMSWEEDHPSIYGRFDFGFDGKNLKLLEFNADTPTSLYEGSVIQWYWLQELFPYKDQFNSIHEKLVGYWTHLKNYMNPHHIYFASLTNMEDVTNVEYMRDCASQAGFDTEFIPVQDIGWAEDVSEFIAGDRSVMEYIFKLYPYEWILADGFGEKLVKNGFRSQWIEPAWKILLSSKAILPVLWEMYPGHPYLLESYFEPRHLKDFVKKPIYSREGANVSIHKNNIPVEENDGIYGKEGFIYQQLFELPDFGGNYPVIGSWVIGQEAAGIGIRESVHLITNNQSRFVPHLIG encoded by the coding sequence ATGGAAAGAATTCAGTCACAATTCAGAAAAAACTGGCAGCATAAGCTGGAAAATCTAGGGTTCGGATACCACTCTCTGGATGGGCTTTACTGGGATGAAAGTCATTACTACCAGTTGAGTTCAGAAGAAATTAATATTATTGAAGGGGCAACTGCAGAACTTTGGCAGATGTGCCTGGCAGCGGTAGATTATATCATTGAAAAAAATCTTTGGGACCAATTCAGCATTCCTGAATGGTTCAGGAATTATATCATCATGAGCTGGGAGGAAGACCATCCGTCTATTTATGGGCGGTTTGATTTCGGTTTTGACGGTAAAAATCTAAAACTGCTTGAATTTAATGCGGATACACCCACTTCACTCTATGAGGGTTCTGTGATCCAATGGTACTGGCTGCAGGAGCTTTTCCCATATAAAGATCAGTTCAATTCCATTCATGAAAAACTGGTAGGGTATTGGACGCATCTTAAGAATTATATGAATCCGCATCATATTTATTTTGCATCGCTTACCAATATGGAAGATGTTACGAATGTGGAATATATGAGGGACTGTGCTTCCCAGGCCGGTTTTGATACGGAGTTTATTCCTGTTCAGGATATCGGATGGGCGGAAGATGTTTCAGAGTTCATTGCCGGCGACCGTTCGGTGATGGAGTATATTTTTAAGCTTTATCCGTATGAATGGATCCTTGCGGACGGATTTGGTGAAAAGCTGGTGAAAAATGGATTCAGGTCCCAGTGGATTGAACCGGCATGGAAAATTTTACTTTCTTCCAAGGCTATTCTGCCTGTTCTATGGGAAATGTATCCGGGGCATCCATATCTGCTGGAATCCTATTTCGAGCCACGGCATTTGAAGGATTTTGTCAAGAAACCAATCTATTCAAGAGAAGGAGCCAATGTGAGCATTCACAAAAACAATATTCCGGTGGAGGAAAATGATGGCATCTACGGTAAAGAAGGCTTTATCTACCAGCAATTATTTGAACTTCCCGATTTCGGAGGAAATTATCCGGTGATCGGAAGCTGGGTGATTGGTCAGGAGGCTGCGGGTATCGGGATCAGAGAAAGTGTTCATCTGATCACCAATAATCAGAGCCGTTTTGTTCCGCACCTTATCGGTTAA
- a CDS encoding LTA synthase family protein — protein sequence MFSGKIKPFLYLWIFYVIISLIIRIIFLLHPITTASFGFPEIVKVLSIGLLNDTFVFIIAGTVMAVYFLFLSDSKYQKPYGYIIFGVLILFFLYILLVPNNIFDQYGGSVTEIALGFVALKTILFGLILFIPSKKIKIRNTLYFITLMFYVLLIIFNSVSEYFFYNEFGVRYNFIAVDYLIYTNEVIGNIMESYPVIPLFLGILIITLSVTWFIYKKTKDELLTLPDFKQKMLLLATFFVLAGISLLGISTLMQIRSDNVFADEIESNGLPKFYWAFTHNELDYFQFYPHISQQQAEKKFLSQYTDPALLRNVVSDRPELKKNVVLISIESLSADFMEHYGDTKKMTPFLDSLADRSMMFTNLYATGNRTVRGLEALTLCIPPTAGESVIKREDNKNKFTTGSVFKSKGYDVKFLYGGYSYFDNMQDFFAGNGYDIVDRNSFKPEEITFANVWGVADEDMAKKAIQTMNAEAQSGKPFFNHWMTVSNHRPFTYPEGRVDIPGTAKSRDGGVKYTDYSLRKFFEMAKKQDWYKNTVFVIIADHCASSAGKTELPVDKYRIPAMIFSEGFIQPQKFDKLMSQIDIMPTLFGLLNFSYQSKFLGQDVFKKEFQPKAYIATYQDLGFLKDRHLTIISPVKKVKQYALKLQPSSLAPEFKLYYDEKLIKNPDQKLVNDAVSAYQSTSFWLKHKKLNR from the coding sequence ATGTTTTCAGGAAAAATAAAACCATTCTTATATTTATGGATTTTCTACGTTATTATCTCACTCATCATTCGGATTATTTTCCTGCTCCATCCAATCACCACAGCCAGCTTTGGTTTTCCTGAAATAGTAAAAGTCTTATCCATAGGTCTTCTTAATGATACTTTTGTTTTTATAATAGCCGGGACAGTAATGGCTGTTTATTTCTTATTTCTGTCGGATTCAAAATATCAAAAGCCATATGGATATATAATTTTCGGAGTATTGATCCTCTTTTTTCTGTACATCCTGCTTGTTCCAAATAATATTTTTGATCAGTATGGAGGGTCTGTCACAGAAATAGCCCTCGGTTTTGTGGCTCTTAAAACTATTTTATTCGGTCTGATTCTTTTTATCCCTTCCAAAAAGATAAAAATCCGCAATACACTCTATTTTATCACGCTCATGTTTTATGTTCTTCTGATCATCTTTAATTCGGTCAGTGAGTATTTCTTTTATAATGAATTCGGGGTTCGGTATAATTTTATTGCAGTGGATTATCTGATCTACACCAATGAAGTGATTGGAAACATTATGGAAAGCTATCCGGTGATTCCTTTATTTCTGGGAATTCTCATCATTACACTGTCCGTGACCTGGTTTATTTATAAAAAAACAAAAGATGAGCTTCTCACACTTCCCGATTTTAAACAAAAGATGCTGCTTTTGGCAACCTTTTTTGTCCTTGCAGGCATAAGTCTTTTAGGCATATCAACTTTAATGCAGATCAGGTCCGACAACGTTTTTGCCGATGAGATCGAAAGCAACGGGCTTCCCAAGTTCTACTGGGCCTTTACCCACAATGAGCTGGATTATTTCCAGTTTTATCCTCACATCAGTCAGCAGCAGGCGGAAAAGAAATTTTTGAGCCAATATACTGATCCTGCTTTACTGAGAAATGTAGTTTCTGACCGGCCGGAACTTAAGAAAAATGTAGTGCTGATCTCTATTGAAAGTTTATCCGCAGATTTCATGGAACACTATGGAGATACTAAAAAAATGACCCCATTCCTGGACAGCCTTGCGGACCGTTCCATGATGTTCACCAATCTTTATGCTACCGGAAACAGAACGGTAAGGGGACTCGAGGCACTGACGCTTTGTATTCCTCCCACTGCAGGAGAAAGTGTCATTAAAAGGGAGGATAACAAAAATAAATTCACCACGGGAAGTGTATTCAAATCCAAAGGCTATGATGTAAAATTCTTATACGGAGGGTACAGTTATTTTGATAATATGCAGGATTTTTTTGCCGGAAACGGCTATGATATTGTCGACAGGAACAGCTTTAAGCCGGAAGAGATCACTTTTGCCAATGTCTGGGGTGTGGCGGATGAAGATATGGCTAAAAAAGCAATCCAGACGATGAATGCGGAAGCTCAATCCGGAAAACCGTTTTTCAATCACTGGATGACGGTTTCCAACCACAGGCCTTTCACCTATCCTGAAGGACGGGTTGATATTCCCGGGACTGCAAAATCGCGCGACGGAGGGGTAAAATACACGGATTATTCCCTAAGAAAATTCTTTGAAATGGCTAAAAAACAAGACTGGTACAAAAATACCGTCTTTGTGATCATTGCAGACCACTGTGCGTCCAGTGCTGGAAAAACTGAGCTTCCGGTTGACAAATACAGAATCCCGGCCATGATTTTTTCAGAAGGTTTTATCCAGCCTCAGAAATTTGATAAGCTGATGTCCCAGATTGATATTATGCCAACCCTGTTCGGCTTGCTGAATTTCAGCTATCAATCTAAATTCCTTGGTCAGGATGTCTTTAAAAAAGAATTCCAGCCTAAAGCATATATCGCAACTTATCAGGATCTTGGTTTCTTAAAAGACAGACATTTAACGATTATCTCACCGGTAAAAAAGGTTAAACAATATGCTTTGAAATTACAGCCCAGCAGCCTGGCTCCGGAATTTAAACTTTATTATGATGAAAAACTGATCAAAAACCCAGACCAGAAACTGGTTAACGATGCTGTTTCTGCGTATCAGTCTACTTCATTCTGGCTGAAGCACAAAAAACTTAACCGATAA
- a CDS encoding HesB/IscA family protein, giving the protein MIKVSDQAKAKAIQLMTEDGFNAAEDYIRVGVKSGGCSGLEYVLGFDNKKTDTDQVFEDNEIKIVVDKKSILYLAGTTLEYSGGLNGKGFVFNNPNASRTCGCGESFSL; this is encoded by the coding sequence ATGATAAAAGTATCAGATCAAGCAAAAGCAAAAGCCATCCAGCTGATGACAGAAGATGGTTTCAACGCTGCTGAAGATTATATAAGAGTGGGGGTAAAAAGTGGAGGATGCTCCGGTTTAGAATATGTTTTGGGTTTCGACAATAAAAAAACGGATACAGATCAGGTTTTTGAAGATAATGAAATCAAAATTGTTGTAGATAAAAAATCTATCCTCTATTTAGCAGGAACCACTCTTGAATATTCAGGAGGATTGAACGGAAAAGGGTTTGTATTTAACAATCCCAATGCATCCAGAACATGTGGGTGTGGAGAAAGTTTTTCTTTATAA
- the ribH gene encoding 6,7-dimethyl-8-ribityllumazine synthase, with the protein MATVNLSDYKPLHITNAEDFSIGIVFSEWNDFVTYNLRDAALEILEKEGVKPENIKLFPVPGAFELTYASMQLCKERKYDAVIAIGCIIRGETPHFDFVSAGVAQGIKDCNVLTDTPTIFCVLTDDNKEQSIARSGGDLGNKGVEAAVTALSMIDFKRKLSDKKGNIGFGHS; encoded by the coding sequence ATGGCAACAGTTAATCTTTCGGATTACAAGCCACTTCATATAACCAATGCCGAAGATTTTTCTATCGGCATTGTTTTTTCTGAGTGGAATGATTTTGTAACATACAATCTTCGTGATGCAGCATTGGAAATTCTTGAAAAAGAGGGCGTAAAACCAGAAAACATAAAACTCTTCCCGGTTCCGGGCGCTTTTGAACTTACTTATGCCAGCATGCAGCTGTGCAAAGAAAGAAAGTATGATGCCGTGATTGCCATCGGATGTATTATCCGCGGTGAAACCCCACACTTCGATTTTGTAAGCGCAGGCGTGGCACAGGGCATTAAAGACTGTAATGTCTTAACAGATACCCCAACCATTTTCTGTGTCCTGACAGATGACAATAAAGAGCAGTCCATTGCCAGAAGCGGTGGAGATCTTGGAAATAAAGGCGTAGAAGCAGCCGTAACCGCACTGAGCATGATTGATTTCAAAAGAAAGCTTTCAGACAAAAAGGGAAATATTGGTTTCGGACACTCTTAA
- a CDS encoding c-type cytochrome — protein MLKMKKNVLKITAVLGLTTVLLNSCGPKENVPLVYFPDMYFPVAYDPLMKAQDAYSDHENEIPAFVKNSFATGLAPVEGTVAQNKDGIFEEGLLPKNVDEYNAGYDASKKMTASPLNPANAAKDIERGKMLFDKTCAACHGTGGDGQGPIVQTGAFSGVPNYADRELTVGSVHYVLTNGRNAMGSYAGQLNAGDRWRVAMYVMSAFKKGAAAPAAATTAAATPAAPATETTTETKK, from the coding sequence ATGCTTAAAATGAAAAAGAATGTACTAAAAATTACAGCAGTTTTAGGTTTAACAACGGTTTTACTTAATTCTTGCGGACCAAAAGAAAATGTACCGTTAGTATATTTCCCTGATATGTACTTCCCGGTAGCTTATGATCCGTTGATGAAAGCTCAGGATGCTTATTCAGATCATGAAAATGAAATTCCTGCATTCGTTAAAAATAGTTTTGCAACAGGTCTTGCTCCTGTAGAAGGAACAGTTGCTCAAAATAAAGACGGTATTTTTGAAGAAGGATTACTTCCGAAAAATGTTGATGAGTACAACGCCGGATATGATGCATCCAAAAAAATGACTGCTTCTCCTTTAAATCCTGCCAATGCAGCTAAAGATATTGAAAGAGGAAAAATGTTGTTTGACAAAACGTGTGCAGCATGTCACGGAACCGGAGGTGATGGACAGGGGCCTATCGTACAGACAGGAGCTTTCTCCGGAGTACCTAACTATGCAGACAGAGAACTTACTGTAGGATCTGTTCATTATGTATTAACTAACGGTAGAAATGCAATGGGATCTTATGCCGGCCAGCTTAATGCCGGTGACAGATGGAGAGTAGCCATGTATGTGATGAGTGCTTTCAAAAAAGGAGCAGCAGCACCTGCAGCAGCTACAACTGCTGCCGCTACACCAGCCGCACCTGCAACTGAGACTACTACCGAAACTAAAAAATAA
- a CDS encoding adenine phosphoribosyltransferase, with protein MASQELIKRLEETIENFPDFPIPGIQFKDISPIFLNPKLYEDVIADLVAFSKGKVDAVCGIESRGYLFGIAIAVALEVPFILIRKKGKLPPPVVSEKYDLEYGSAEIETREGQIKKGQRILIHDDLLATGGTTEAAAKLVEKQGATVSQFSFLIGLQGLNGEEKLKPFNAEVYHILEY; from the coding sequence ATGGCATCACAGGAACTGATCAAAAGACTGGAAGAAACTATTGAAAACTTTCCTGATTTTCCGATTCCGGGAATTCAGTTTAAAGATATTTCACCTATTTTCCTGAACCCGAAACTCTATGAAGATGTAATTGCAGATCTTGTTGCGTTCAGTAAAGGAAAAGTGGATGCCGTATGCGGAATAGAAAGCCGCGGCTATCTCTTTGGGATCGCCATTGCAGTGGCTCTGGAAGTTCCGTTCATTCTGATCCGTAAAAAAGGAAAACTTCCCCCTCCCGTTGTTTCAGAGAAATATGACCTGGAGTACGGAAGTGCCGAAATAGAAACCCGCGAAGGCCAGATCAAAAAAGGCCAGAGAATCCTGATCCATGATGATCTTCTGGCTACAGGAGGAACTACGGAAGCAGCAGCTAAACTCGTAGAAAAACAGGGAGCTACTGTATCACAGTTTAGTTTTCTTATCGGCCTGCAAGGATTAAATGGCGAAGAAAAACTGAAACCATTCAATGCAGAAGTTTATCATATTTTAGAATATTAA
- the sufB gene encoding Fe-S cluster assembly protein SufB, giving the protein MSKYTEDDLRVDLENKKYEFGWETKIDYEDFPTGLNEDIVRAISAKKEEPEWMTEWRLESFRIWQKMTEPTWANIKYEKPDFQAIRYYAAPKAKPELESLDEVDPELLKTFEKLGINIEEQKRLSGVAVDIVIDSVSVKTTFQDTLMEKGIIFCSISEAIKNHPDLVRKYLGKVVPRGDNFYSALNSAVFSDGSFCYIPKGVKCPMELSTYFRINQAGTGQFERTLVIADEGSYVSYLEGCTAPSRDENQLHAAVVELIAMDDAEIKYSTVQNWYPGNEEGKGGVFNFVTKRGLCERNAKISWTQVETGSAVTWKYPSCILKGDGAIGEFYSIAVTNNHQYADTGTKMIHIGKNTKSTIISKGISAGKSQNSYRGQVKVMPSAKGARNFSQCDSLLMGNECGAHTFPYIEIKDPTAQLEHEATTSKIGEDQIFYCNQRGIDTEKAIALIVNGFSKEVLNKLPMEFAIEAQKLLEISLEGSVG; this is encoded by the coding sequence ATGAGTAAATACACTGAGGACGACTTAAGAGTCGATCTAGAAAATAAAAAATATGAATTCGGCTGGGAAACGAAGATAGACTATGAAGACTTTCCTACCGGTTTAAATGAGGATATTGTCCGTGCCATCTCTGCTAAAAAAGAGGAGCCGGAATGGATGACGGAATGGCGTCTCGAATCTTTCAGGATCTGGCAGAAAATGACTGAACCTACCTGGGCCAATATTAAGTATGAAAAACCTGATTTTCAGGCAATCCGCTATTACGCGGCTCCAAAGGCCAAACCTGAACTGGAAAGTTTAGATGAGGTAGATCCTGAGCTGTTGAAAACTTTCGAAAAGCTTGGAATTAACATTGAAGAACAGAAAAGACTTTCCGGAGTTGCTGTAGATATTGTAATCGATTCCGTTTCCGTAAAGACCACTTTCCAGGATACTTTAATGGAAAAAGGAATTATTTTCTGCTCTATTTCGGAAGCCATTAAAAACCATCCAGATTTAGTAAGAAAATATCTTGGAAAAGTTGTTCCGAGAGGAGATAACTTCTATTCCGCACTGAATTCCGCAGTATTCTCTGACGGAAGTTTCTGTTATATCCCGAAAGGAGTAAAATGCCCGATGGAACTTTCTACTTACTTCCGTATCAACCAGGCAGGAACAGGACAGTTTGAAAGAACCCTTGTAATTGCAGATGAAGGAAGTTACGTTTCCTATCTTGAGGGATGTACAGCCCCTTCAAGAGACGAGAACCAGCTTCACGCAGCAGTTGTTGAGCTTATTGCTATGGATGACGCCGAAATTAAATATTCTACGGTGCAGAACTGGTATCCTGGAAATGAAGAAGGAAAAGGAGGTGTGTTCAATTTTGTAACCAAAAGAGGTTTGTGTGAGAGAAATGCAAAAATTTCCTGGACGCAAGTGGAAACAGGTTCTGCCGTAACATGGAAATATCCGTCATGTATCTTAAAAGGGGACGGAGCTATCGGTGAGTTCTACTCTATTGCGGTGACCAACAATCACCAGTATGCGGATACGGGAACAAAAATGATCCACATTGGTAAGAATACCAAATCAACGATTATTTCAAAAGGAATTTCTGCAGGAAAATCCCAAAACTCATACAGGGGTCAGGTAAAAGTAATGCCTTCTGCAAAAGGGGCCAGAAACTTCTCCCAGTGTGATTCTCTGCTGATGGGTAATGAATGTGGAGCGCATACGTTCCCTTATATTGAAATCAAAGATCCTACAGCACAGCTGGAGCATGAAGCTACGACTTCAAAAATCGGGGAAGACCAGATTTTCTACTGCAACCAGAGGGGAATTGATACGGAGAAAGCAATTGCTTTGATTGTAAACGGTTTCAGTAAAGAAGTATTGAATAAGCTTCCAATGGAATTCGCTATTGAAGCTCAGAAATTGTTGGAAATTTCTCTGGAAGGATCAGTAGGATAA
- the ypfJ gene encoding KPN_02809 family neutral zinc metallopeptidase, giving the protein MKWTDDRGGNVDDRRGSGGSGGMVVGGGLGTLIIAAIIFFLGGDPSGILNSGSVQSSGNTEQRELTANEKKIGEMVDMMGKWNIITWDQIFKENGMTYVKPQIVLFENTTQSGCGTAQAAMGPFYCPADQKVYMDMSFFNELQQRFGAQVTEFTVAYVLAHEVGHHVQTLLGTTQKVDALRRSGRYSEADMNRVSVATELQADFYAGVWAKRTDETKGILEPGDIQSAIDAAQAVGDDNIQKRSQGYVNQESFTHGSSAQRKEWFMKGYNTGDIKQGDTFNQLLK; this is encoded by the coding sequence ATGAAATGGACAGACGATAGAGGCGGCAATGTAGATGACCGCCGTGGTTCTGGTGGCAGCGGAGGAATGGTTGTAGGAGGAGGGCTAGGAACTTTGATTATAGCTGCAATTATTTTCTTTTTAGGAGGTGACCCTTCCGGTATTCTTAATTCCGGCAGTGTGCAATCTTCCGGAAATACGGAGCAAAGAGAACTTACAGCCAATGAAAAAAAGATTGGGGAAATGGTGGATATGATGGGAAAATGGAACATCATTACCTGGGATCAGATCTTTAAAGAGAATGGAATGACGTATGTAAAACCACAAATTGTTCTTTTTGAAAATACCACTCAGTCCGGATGTGGAACAGCTCAGGCTGCTATGGGACCATTCTACTGTCCTGCAGATCAGAAGGTTTATATGGATATGAGCTTTTTTAATGAACTGCAACAAAGATTTGGGGCACAGGTAACAGAATTTACAGTTGCTTATGTTTTAGCGCATGAAGTGGGTCATCATGTACAGACTCTCCTTGGAACTACCCAAAAAGTTGATGCCTTAAGAAGGAGCGGAAGATATTCCGAAGCAGATATGAACAGGGTTTCCGTGGCCACAGAACTTCAAGCGGATTTCTATGCCGGGGTTTGGGCAAAAAGAACGGATGAAACCAAAGGTATTTTAGAACCTGGTGATATACAATCTGCCATTGATGCTGCACAGGCCGTAGGTGATGATAATATCCAGAAGAGATCCCAGGGTTATGTAAACCAGGAAAGCTTTACCCATGGCTCATCAGCACAGCGTAAAGAATGGTTTATGAAAGGTTACAATACGGGAGACATTAAGCAGGGAGATACTTTTAACCAGCTTTTAAAATAA
- a CDS encoding GLPGLI family protein: protein MKKIGIIALALFMQHISAQNNRFVYQVTMKPDAENKSDIKTENAYLDISAEKSLFYSENRYKRDSIIQATVSSGGGRGFNRDQMESLRSNINYSIEKDKKSQQTTFKDRIGRDVYVYEEDRPLNWKISSETTKIGEYKVQKAETDFGGRKWTAWFTTDLPYQDGPYKFSGLPGLIVKVEDDKGEYSFDLMKNYKIGEIPALNQFGNTIKVKRGDFVKQQEKFKKDPVSFMTQGGGGFAQTRIAGGGGGITPPRGGGGNRGGGNSGDFRKRMEDRVKEEIKKNSNPIELQ, encoded by the coding sequence ATGAAAAAAATTGGCATCATTGCTTTGGCGCTCTTTATGCAGCATATTTCTGCCCAGAACAACCGGTTTGTTTATCAGGTAACGATGAAACCGGACGCAGAAAATAAAAGTGATATTAAAACTGAAAACGCCTATTTAGATATTTCTGCAGAAAAGTCTCTTTTTTATTCTGAAAACCGGTATAAAAGAGATTCCATCATACAGGCAACGGTATCAAGCGGAGGCGGAAGAGGATTTAACAGGGATCAAATGGAAAGTTTAAGATCAAACATTAACTATTCCATTGAAAAAGACAAAAAAAGCCAGCAGACTACTTTTAAAGATAGAATTGGAAGGGATGTTTATGTCTACGAAGAAGACCGTCCTCTGAACTGGAAAATTTCTTCTGAGACCACCAAAATAGGGGAATATAAAGTTCAGAAAGCGGAAACGGATTTTGGCGGAAGAAAATGGACCGCGTGGTTTACTACTGATCTGCCTTATCAGGACGGACCATATAAATTTAGTGGACTTCCCGGGCTCATTGTAAAAGTTGAAGATGATAAAGGAGAGTATTCTTTTGATCTTATGAAAAATTATAAAATAGGAGAAATTCCTGCTTTAAACCAGTTTGGAAATACCATTAAGGTAAAAAGAGGTGATTTTGTGAAACAGCAGGAAAAATTTAAAAAAGATCCCGTATCCTTCATGACTCAGGGCGGCGGCGGATTTGCCCAGACAAGAATTGCCGGTGGTGGCGGTGGAATCACACCTCCAAGAGGCGGAGGAGGGAACCGCGGCGGCGGAAATTCCGGGGATTTCAGGAAAAGAATGGAAGACCGGGTAAAAGAAGAGATTAAGAAAAACAGCAACCCGATTGAATTGCAATAA